One segment of Proteus appendicitidis DNA contains the following:
- the accD gene encoding acetyl-CoA carboxylase, carboxyltransferase subunit beta, protein MSWIEKILNKSTITSSRKANIPEGVWTKCDSCGQVLYRAELERNLEVCPKCDHHMRISARRRLETFLDSGSTTELGSELEPKDILKFRDSKKYKDRISAAQKQTQEKDALIVMKGTLKKMPVVAASFEFAFMGGSMASVVGARFVRAVEQALEDNCPLVCFSASGGARMQEALMSLMQMAKTSAALAKMQERGLPYISVMTDPTMGGVSASLAMLGDINVAEPKALIGFAGPRVIEQTVREKLPAGFQRSEFLLEKGAIDMIIRRPEMRDELAELLAKLTQYDLVEDENEIIGEEMIADEIESTDNEPEINIETNKKEDV, encoded by the coding sequence ATGAGCTGGATTGAAAAAATTCTAAACAAAAGCACTATCACAAGTTCACGTAAAGCCAATATCCCAGAAGGGGTTTGGACTAAATGTGACAGCTGTGGGCAGGTACTCTATCGCGCAGAATTAGAGCGTAATTTAGAGGTTTGTCCTAAATGTGATCACCATATGCGCATTTCAGCGCGCCGTCGCCTTGAGACTTTCCTTGATTCAGGAAGTACAACAGAATTAGGTAGCGAATTAGAGCCTAAAGATATTCTGAAATTCCGCGACTCTAAAAAATACAAAGACAGAATCAGCGCTGCTCAAAAACAAACGCAAGAAAAAGACGCATTAATCGTGATGAAAGGAACGCTGAAAAAGATGCCAGTTGTTGCTGCATCCTTTGAATTTGCGTTTATGGGCGGTTCAATGGCTTCTGTTGTTGGCGCTCGTTTTGTTCGTGCTGTTGAACAAGCATTAGAAGATAACTGCCCATTAGTTTGTTTCTCTGCAAGTGGTGGCGCTCGTATGCAAGAAGCGCTGATGTCATTAATGCAAATGGCAAAAACCAGTGCAGCATTAGCAAAAATGCAAGAGCGTGGTTTACCTTATATTTCAGTTATGACTGACCCTACAATGGGTGGTGTTTCTGCCAGTTTAGCGATGTTAGGGGATATCAACGTTGCTGAACCTAAAGCATTGATTGGTTTTGCAGGTCCTCGCGTTATTGAGCAAACAGTACGTGAAAAACTACCTGCAGGTTTCCAACGCAGTGAGTTCCTGCTAGAAAAAGGGGCGATTGATATGATTATTCGCCGCCCTGAAATGCGTGATGAGCTGGCTGAATTACTGGCTAAGCTGACTCAGTATGATTTAGTCGAAGATGAAAATGAAATCATCGGTGAAGAAATGATTGCTGATGAAATTGAATCTACAGACAACGAGCCAGAAATTAACATCGAAACGAATAAAAAAGAAGATGTCTAA
- the cvpA gene encoding colicin V production protein, which yields MVWIDYAIIAIIGFSALVSLIRGFVREALSLITWGCGFFVASQFYPYLAVYFTRFEDELVRNGIAIVTLFIATLIVGAVVNYVISSLVQRTGLSGTDRVLGVCFGALRGVLIVSALLFVLGAFTPMADSADWQRSELIPQFNHIIRWFFDYLQNASSFVSERI from the coding sequence ATGGTCTGGATAGATTACGCCATCATTGCCATTATTGGTTTTTCCGCATTAGTCAGCCTGATCCGTGGCTTTGTTCGTGAAGCATTGTCACTCATCACCTGGGGTTGTGGTTTCTTTGTTGCTAGTCAGTTTTATCCTTATCTTGCCGTCTATTTTACCCGGTTTGAAGATGAGCTGGTTCGTAACGGGATTGCAATAGTCACGTTATTTATTGCAACACTGATTGTTGGTGCTGTTGTGAATTATGTGATTAGCTCTCTTGTTCAACGCACAGGGTTATCAGGTACAGATCGTGTATTGGGGGTCTGTTTCGGGGCTTTAAGAGGCGTGCTGATAGTCTCAGCATTACTTTTTGTTTTAGGCGCATTTACGCCTATGGCAGATAGCGCTGATTGGCAACGTTCGGAGCTTATTCCTCAATTCAACCATATTATTAGGTGGTTCTTTGACTACCTGCAAAATGCGTCAAGTTTCGTGTCGGAGAGAATATAA
- a CDS encoding glutathione S-transferase N-terminal domain-containing protein, producing the protein MIDLYYADTPNGQKITLFLEETGIPYQLHHIDISKGDQFKPEFLAISPNNKIPAIVDNSPIDGGEPITIFESGAILIYLAEKSGKLLSQNLREKTTQLQWLFWQVGGFGPMLGQNHHFTRYATEKVPYAIKRYTEETLRLYSVLEKRLAHSPYLGGKEYSIADIATYTWARLHAHHNIDLANYPAIDKWLNNISLRPATKKLFG; encoded by the coding sequence ATGATTGACTTATATTATGCAGATACCCCAAACGGCCAAAAAATAACGCTTTTTCTCGAAGAAACTGGCATACCTTATCAGTTACATCACATAGATATTAGTAAAGGTGATCAATTTAAACCTGAATTTTTAGCCATTTCACCCAATAATAAAATTCCTGCAATTGTAGATAACTCACCTATTGATGGCGGTGAACCTATCACTATTTTTGAATCAGGTGCTATTCTTATCTATCTAGCTGAAAAAAGTGGCAAATTGCTCAGTCAAAATTTACGGGAAAAAACAACACAACTACAATGGCTGTTTTGGCAAGTCGGTGGATTTGGTCCAATGTTGGGACAAAATCATCACTTCACCCGTTATGCCACAGAAAAAGTTCCTTATGCGATTAAACGTTATACTGAAGAAACACTGCGTTTATATAGCGTATTAGAGAAAAGGTTAGCGCACTCACCTTACCTTGGAGGCAAAGAGTACAGCATTGCGGATATCGCCACATATACATGGGCTAGATTACACGCTCACCACAATATTGATTTGGCAAATTATCCCGCAATTGATAAATGGCTAAACAACATAAGCCTGCGCCCAGCAACGAAAAAACTCTTTGGCTAA
- a CDS encoding UbiX family flavin prenyltransferase — MKKLIVGLTGASGAIYGIRLLEILKSVPSVETHLVISQAARRTISLETDYSLKDIHALADVIYDDRDIGASISSGSFRVNGMVILPCSIKSLSGIVHSYTDTLVTRAADVVLKEGRKLVLCVRETPLHLGHLRLMTQASELGAVIMPPVPAFYFQPKTIDDIVNQTVNRVLDQFEIDLPDDLFQRWEGDKPSR, encoded by the coding sequence ATGAAAAAGCTGATAGTTGGGCTAACAGGTGCCAGTGGTGCAATTTACGGTATACGTTTATTAGAAATACTAAAATCTGTGCCGTCAGTTGAAACACATTTAGTGATTAGCCAAGCTGCACGCCGTACGATTTCATTAGAAACTGATTATTCGCTAAAAGATATTCATGCTTTAGCAGATGTGATTTATGACGATCGCGATATTGGCGCATCTATCTCTTCAGGATCGTTTCGTGTTAATGGAATGGTCATATTACCATGCTCAATCAAAAGCCTGTCAGGTATTGTTCATAGCTATACAGATACTTTAGTCACTCGTGCTGCAGATGTGGTATTAAAAGAAGGGCGTAAGTTAGTGTTATGTGTGCGTGAAACGCCACTGCATTTAGGTCATTTGCGATTAATGACACAAGCTTCAGAGTTAGGCGCAGTGATTATGCCACCAGTACCTGCATTCTATTTTCAGCCTAAAACAATTGATGATATTGTTAATCAAACAGTAAATCGTGTACTTGATCAGTTTGAGATTGATTTACCTGATGATTTATTTCAAAGGTGGGAGGGCGATAAGCCAAGTCGCTAA
- the truA gene encoding tRNA pseudouridine(38-40) synthase TruA yields the protein MNVQVSAEVAEQPLTESAVTSESTTIKIALGVEYDGSRYYGWQRQNEVRSVQERLEKALSQVANEPISVFCAGRTDAGVHATGQVVHFETTAHRKDPAWTMGVNTHLPADIAIRWVKTVSDDFHARFSATARRYRYVIFNHRYRPAILSSGVTHFHYPLDAERMHQAAQCLLGENDFTSFRAVQCQSRTPWRNVMHVNVSRYGDYVVVDIKANAFVHHMVRNIVGSLLEIGCGNQDITWMAELLALKDRTKAAATAKANGLYLVSVDYPDHFELPKPAMGPLFLADNPIEISQS from the coding sequence ATGAATGTGCAAGTGAGTGCTGAAGTGGCAGAACAACCTTTGACTGAGTCAGCGGTTACTTCTGAAAGCACAACAATCAAAATTGCTTTAGGCGTTGAATATGATGGTAGTCGCTATTATGGCTGGCAACGCCAAAATGAAGTGCGCAGTGTACAAGAACGGTTAGAAAAAGCACTTTCACAAGTGGCTAATGAGCCTATATCTGTGTTTTGTGCGGGGAGAACTGATGCTGGCGTACATGCAACAGGGCAAGTTGTTCATTTTGAAACAACGGCACATCGTAAAGATCCCGCTTGGACTATGGGGGTGAATACCCATTTACCTGCGGATATTGCAATACGTTGGGTAAAAACAGTTTCTGATGATTTTCATGCTCGTTTTAGTGCAACAGCAAGACGTTATCGCTATGTAATTTTTAATCACCGTTATCGTCCTGCTATCTTGTCATCTGGAGTGACGCATTTTCATTATCCTTTAGATGCTGAACGTATGCATCAAGCAGCGCAATGTTTACTTGGTGAAAACGATTTTACTTCTTTTAGAGCTGTCCAATGCCAATCGCGAACGCCATGGCGTAACGTTATGCATGTCAATGTTTCCCGATATGGTGACTATGTTGTGGTGGATATCAAAGCGAACGCGTTTGTTCACCATATGGTGAGAAATATTGTTGGCAGCCTTCTAGAAATAGGGTGTGGCAATCAGGATATTACTTGGATGGCTGAATTATTAGCCTTAAAAGACAGAACTAAAGCTGCAGCAACAGCGAAAGCGAATGGATTGTATTTAGTTTCGGTGGATTATCCTGATCATTTTGAATTACCAAAACCTGCAATGGGTCCACTATTTTTAGCGGATAACCCTATTGAGATATCTCAATCATAA
- a CDS encoding aspartate-semialdehyde dehydrogenase, producing the protein MGEGWNIAVVGATGAVGEAILELLQEREFPIGELTAIASEDSIGKSVRVNSKSVAVQGIHNIEWADIQLAFFAAPTEISAQYAQQAADAGCIVIDCSGIFAMDWDVPLVVPGVNSAMLAEYRTRNIVSIADSMVSQLLRAINPLTESAGLTRLSVTNLMSVSRFGKQAVDELAGQSARLLNGIPPELGRFNKQLAFNILPLMVDDEGSIQEERRMVDQIRKILQDEGLPISVTTLQAPVFYGNAQSVQLETSRPMGSDEARETLQENEDLNISDENDFPTQVTDASGNVSLNLGCFRNDYGMPEALQFWSVADNVRFGGALMAVEVAEQLMQEQFY; encoded by the coding sequence ATGGGAGAAGGTTGGAATATTGCAGTTGTTGGTGCAACAGGCGCTGTTGGTGAAGCGATTTTAGAACTGCTACAAGAGCGTGAATTTCCCATTGGTGAATTAACTGCAATCGCAAGTGAAGATAGCATTGGGAAATCAGTGCGTGTAAATAGCAAAAGTGTTGCGGTTCAAGGTATTCACAATATCGAGTGGGCTGATATTCAATTAGCTTTTTTTGCCGCACCAACAGAAATCAGTGCGCAATATGCACAACAAGCGGCTGATGCTGGCTGTATTGTTATTGATTGCAGTGGCATTTTTGCAATGGATTGGGATGTACCGCTGGTGGTTCCAGGCGTGAACAGTGCAATGCTAGCGGAATATCGTACTCGTAATATTGTTTCAATTGCTGATAGCATGGTGAGCCAATTATTACGTGCCATTAATCCATTAACAGAATCTGCGGGTTTAACGCGTCTTAGCGTGACAAACTTAATGTCGGTTTCTCGTTTTGGAAAACAAGCTGTAGATGAACTGGCAGGGCAAAGCGCCCGTTTACTTAACGGTATCCCTCCTGAATTAGGTCGCTTTAATAAGCAACTAGCATTTAACATCTTACCTTTAATGGTTGATGACGAAGGCTCTATACAAGAAGAGCGTCGTATGGTTGACCAAATTCGTAAAATTTTGCAAGACGAAGGCTTACCAATCTCCGTTACTACGCTGCAAGCGCCTGTTTTCTATGGTAATGCACAGTCAGTGCAATTAGAAACCTCACGCCCAATGGGAAGTGATGAAGCGCGTGAAACATTACAAGAAAATGAAGATCTTAATATTAGTGATGAAAATGATTTTCCAACTCAAGTCACTGATGCTTCAGGCAATGTGAGCTTGAATTTAGGTTGCTTCCGTAATGATTATGGTATGCCAGAAGCATTACAATTTTGGTCAGTAGCAGATAACGTGCGCTTTGGTGGGGCATTAATGGCAGTTGAAGTTGCAGAGCAATTAATGCAGGAGCAGTTTTACTAA
- the purF gene encoding amidophosphoribosyltransferase, which yields MCGIVGIAGANPVNQSIYDALTVLQHRGQDAAGIATIDGNNGFRLRKANGLVKDVFETRHMLRLKGTIGIGHVRYPTAGSSSASEAQPFYVNSPFGITLAHNGNLTNAHLLRRQLFETARRHINTTSDSEILLNVLAYELDRFDHFPLEPDNIFAAVAAMHKKLRGAYACVALIIGHGLLAFRDPFGIRPLVLGKRTLEDGRHEYMVASESVALDTLGFEFLRDVAPGEAVYITEQGQLFTRQCAENPQLMPCLFEYVYFARPDSFIDKISVYNARLRMGQKLGAKIAKEWDDLHIDVVIPIPETSCDIALEIAHILNKPYRQGFVKNRYVGRTFIMPGQQERRKSVRRKLNANRAEFRDKNVLLIDDSIVRGTTSEQIVELAREAGAKKVYFASAAPEVRFPNVYGIDMPNANELIAHGREVDEIRKLIGADGLIFQDLTDLIAAVQEENPDINQFECSVFDGVYITKDIDQDYLDYLENLRRDDEHKIRDQNEIENLEIYNEG from the coding sequence ATGTGCGGTATTGTCGGTATCGCTGGAGCTAATCCAGTAAACCAATCAATTTATGATGCGTTAACGGTGTTACAACACCGAGGTCAAGATGCAGCAGGCATTGCAACAATAGACGGTAACAACGGTTTCCGTCTTCGCAAAGCGAACGGACTGGTTAAAGATGTGTTCGAAACTCGTCATATGTTGCGTTTAAAAGGTACTATCGGGATAGGGCATGTCCGTTATCCAACAGCGGGTAGTTCTAGTGCATCAGAAGCGCAGCCTTTTTATGTGAATTCACCTTTTGGTATTACGTTGGCGCACAATGGTAATTTAACCAATGCGCATTTATTACGTCGCCAATTATTTGAAACAGCGCGTCGCCATATCAATACCACCTCTGATTCTGAAATATTACTCAATGTATTGGCATATGAATTAGACCGTTTTGACCATTTTCCGCTGGAGCCTGATAATATTTTTGCAGCCGTTGCAGCAATGCATAAAAAACTCCGTGGGGCTTATGCTTGTGTTGCTTTGATAATCGGTCATGGTTTACTGGCTTTTCGTGATCCCTTTGGTATTCGTCCTTTAGTATTGGGTAAACGTACCTTAGAAGATGGTCGCCATGAATATATGGTTGCATCTGAAAGTGTTGCACTTGATACGTTAGGTTTTGAATTTTTACGTGATGTTGCACCGGGTGAAGCGGTTTATATCACAGAGCAAGGACAACTCTTTACTCGCCAATGTGCTGAAAATCCGCAGTTGATGCCTTGTTTGTTTGAGTATGTTTACTTTGCTCGCCCTGATTCTTTTATCGATAAAATTTCGGTTTATAATGCGCGTTTACGCATGGGGCAGAAATTAGGCGCTAAAATTGCCAAAGAGTGGGATGATTTACATATTGATGTCGTGATCCCAATCCCTGAAACATCTTGTGATATTGCCTTAGAAATTGCGCATATTCTCAATAAACCTTATCGCCAAGGCTTTGTCAAAAACCGCTATGTTGGTCGTACCTTTATTATGCCGGGTCAGCAAGAGCGCCGTAAATCAGTAAGACGTAAACTGAATGCAAATCGCGCAGAGTTTCGTGATAAAAATGTTCTGTTGATTGATGACTCTATTGTACGTGGCACAACGTCAGAGCAAATTGTCGAACTTGCAAGAGAAGCGGGTGCAAAAAAAGTTTATTTTGCCTCAGCAGCACCAGAAGTTCGCTTTCCTAATGTGTATGGTATTGATATGCCAAATGCCAATGAGCTTATTGCTCATGGACGTGAAGTGGATGAAATTCGTAAATTAATTGGTGCTGATGGGCTTATTTTCCAAGATCTCACTGATTTAATCGCTGCAGTACAAGAAGAGAATCCAGATATTAATCAGTTTGAATGTTCTGTATTTGACGGTGTTTATATTACGAAAGATATCGACCAAGATTACTTGGATTATTTAGAAAATCTACGTCGTGATGATGAACATAAAATTCGTGATCAGAATGAAATAGAAAATTTAGAAATCTATAACGAAGGCTGA
- a CDS encoding TIGR01777 family oxidoreductase: MKILITGGTGLIGKALVCELALANNDITVLSRSPQKVYSHFCNEITCWTQLNDKQNLNEFDAVINLAGEPIADNRWTPSQKQKLINSRCHLTQKLVDLIKASDSPPAVFISGSAVGFYGDQRDTRVTEETPANPEFTHELCAKWERIALEAQTPLTRVCLLRTGIVLSTLGGALPKMSKPFKLGLGGKLGSGKQYMPWIHIDDMVSAIVFLLKTQNAKGAFNLTAPNPVQNKEFTRLLGKTFNRPALMTVPESLLRLIMGESAALVLGGQQAIPEKLLNAGFEFRYPQLEEALKDIITTGK, encoded by the coding sequence ATGAAAATACTTATCACAGGTGGTACAGGATTAATTGGCAAAGCATTAGTTTGTGAGCTTGCACTCGCCAATAATGATATTACGGTGCTTTCTCGTTCGCCTCAAAAAGTTTATTCGCATTTTTGTAATGAAATCACCTGCTGGACTCAACTCAACGATAAACAAAATCTTAATGAGTTTGATGCCGTTATTAATCTTGCTGGAGAACCTATTGCAGATAATCGTTGGACACCTTCTCAAAAGCAAAAACTGATTAATAGCCGTTGTCATTTAACCCAGAAATTGGTTGATTTGATTAAAGCTAGCGATTCTCCCCCTGCTGTTTTTATTTCTGGCTCCGCAGTAGGCTTCTATGGTGATCAACGTGATACACGAGTTACAGAAGAGACGCCAGCAAATCCTGAATTTACACATGAGCTTTGTGCAAAATGGGAGCGTATCGCGCTTGAAGCACAAACACCATTAACTCGAGTTTGCTTGTTACGTACAGGGATTGTACTTTCAACTCTCGGTGGCGCACTGCCTAAAATGAGCAAACCTTTTAAGTTAGGTTTAGGCGGCAAATTGGGAAGCGGAAAACAGTATATGCCGTGGATACATATTGATGATATGGTCAGTGCGATTGTTTTCTTGCTTAAGACCCAAAACGCTAAAGGTGCTTTTAACTTAACAGCCCCTAACCCTGTACAAAATAAAGAGTTCACTCGCCTTTTAGGAAAGACCTTTAATCGCCCAGCCTTAATGACTGTTCCCGAAAGCCTATTACGTTTGATAATGGGTGAAAGCGCGGCATTAGTATTGGGTGGGCAACAAGCCATTCCTGAAAAATTACTCAATGCCGGCTTTGAGTTCCGTTATCCACAACTAGAAGAGGCATTAAAAGATATTATTACCACAGGAAAATGA
- a CDS encoding DedA family protein, with amino-acid sequence MDLIKFLIDFILHIDAHLAELVAQYGTWVYAILFLIVFCETGLVVTPFLPGDSLLFVAGALASLETNDVNVHIIVLLLLCAAILGDAVNYSIGRLFGEKLFSKPNSKIFRREYLDKTHAFYEKHGGKAIILARFVPIIRTFAPFVAGMGKMSYRHFAFYNVTGAIAWVLLFTYAGYFFGDLDIVQKNLKLLIVAIIVISILPGVIEILRHRRASAKAKKESDNKEV; translated from the coding sequence ATTGATTTAATTAAATTTCTAATTGATTTTATTTTACATATTGATGCACATTTAGCAGAGCTTGTCGCACAATATGGTACATGGGTCTATGCCATTTTGTTTCTTATTGTTTTTTGTGAAACAGGGTTGGTGGTAACGCCTTTCTTACCCGGAGACTCCTTATTATTCGTTGCTGGTGCTTTAGCCTCATTAGAAACTAATGATGTGAATGTCCATATTATTGTTTTACTGCTACTTTGTGCAGCCATTTTAGGTGATGCGGTTAACTATTCTATTGGGCGGCTTTTTGGTGAAAAACTATTTAGTAAGCCTAATTCAAAGATTTTCCGTCGTGAATATCTAGATAAAACCCATGCTTTTTATGAAAAGCATGGTGGTAAAGCAATAATTTTGGCAAGATTCGTGCCGATTATCCGAACTTTTGCACCATTCGTTGCAGGAATGGGGAAAATGTCATATCGTCACTTTGCCTTTTATAATGTTACTGGGGCAATTGCATGGGTACTACTATTTACTTATGCAGGATACTTTTTTGGTGACTTAGATATAGTTCAAAAGAACTTAAAATTGCTAATTGTTGCCATTATTGTTATTTCTATTTTACCGGGCGTTATTGAGATCTTACGCCATCGCAGAGCGAGTGCAAAAGCAAAGAAAGAAAGTGATAACAAAGAGGTTTGA
- the folC gene encoding bifunctional tetrahydrofolate synthase/dihydrofolate synthase, giving the protein MSNIITAPKATSPLSVWLSYLEHLHSSAIDMGLERVGKVGKILNVLRPAPKVITVSGTNGKGTTCHMLESILMASGLKVGVYSSPHLVRYTERVRIQGKELAEDAFCDVFAEIEQARGDISLTFFEYGTLAALKLFQQAQLDVVILEVGLGGRLDATNIVDADIAAITSIALDHTDWLGADREHIGHEKAGIFRANHYAVVGEPDMPHSIAQVANEKHAKLFRRGTDWSFVIEGDHWQWRCADCEFDALPIPNIPLANAATAMGVIRCLLKSDDKVSQAITQQSIVEGMSRAQLPGRFQVISQHPLVIFDVAHNPHAAGYLAEKLSQLPQKSDTQVRIVVGMLGDKDIAGTLACLTPLTDHWYVAPLNEFRGASADVLAQHLEKPMVFDSVEKAWQQAMSDAAPNDIVVVCGSFHTVAHVMELLEKESVGGK; this is encoded by the coding sequence ATGTCTAATATCATAACTGCTCCTAAAGCCACATCGCCTTTGTCGGTGTGGCTTTCTTATCTTGAACATTTACACTCTAGTGCCATTGATATGGGGTTAGAGCGAGTCGGCAAGGTAGGAAAAATATTAAACGTGTTACGTCCTGCGCCGAAGGTAATCACTGTCTCAGGCACGAATGGAAAAGGCACAACCTGTCATATGCTAGAGTCAATCTTGATGGCATCAGGATTGAAAGTCGGCGTTTATAGCTCTCCTCATCTTGTTCGTTATACAGAACGCGTTCGTATCCAAGGCAAAGAACTCGCTGAAGATGCTTTTTGTGACGTTTTTGCTGAAATTGAACAAGCTAGAGGCGATATCTCGCTAACCTTTTTTGAATACGGCACTTTGGCTGCGCTGAAGTTATTTCAACAAGCACAACTTGATGTTGTTATTCTTGAAGTAGGATTAGGCGGTCGGTTAGATGCGACGAATATCGTTGATGCAGATATTGCTGCTATCACAAGTATTGCCCTCGATCATACTGATTGGTTAGGTGCAGATAGAGAGCATATTGGTCACGAGAAAGCCGGTATTTTCCGAGCCAATCACTATGCTGTTGTGGGCGAGCCGGATATGCCTCATTCCATTGCACAAGTAGCCAATGAAAAACACGCCAAGCTTTTTCGTCGTGGAACAGATTGGTCTTTTGTTATTGAAGGCGATCACTGGCAGTGGCGTTGTGCTGACTGTGAATTTGATGCGTTGCCAATCCCTAATATTCCGCTAGCCAATGCGGCGACAGCGATGGGTGTTATTCGTTGCTTGCTTAAATCTGATGATAAAGTCAGTCAAGCAATCACACAGCAAAGCATTGTTGAAGGTATGTCTCGTGCTCAATTACCGGGTCGTTTTCAGGTAATTTCTCAACATCCTTTGGTTATCTTTGATGTGGCACATAATCCTCATGCAGCAGGATATTTAGCGGAAAAATTATCACAATTACCACAAAAATCTGATACTCAAGTGCGTATTGTTGTTGGTATGCTGGGTGATAAAGATATAGCAGGAACATTAGCGTGCTTAACGCCATTGACTGATCATTGGTATGTCGCTCCACTTAATGAGTTTCGTGGTGCTTCTGCGGATGTGTTAGCTCAGCATCTTGAGAAACCAATGGTATTCGATAGTGTTGAAAAGGCATGGCAACAAGCAATGTCTGATGCTGCTCCTAACGATATCGTTGTGGTTTGTGGCTCATTTCATACTGTCGCGCATGTGATGGAACTTTTGGAAAAGGAGAGTGTGGGTGGCAAGTAA
- the dedD gene encoding cell division protein DedD, which translates to MASKFQNRLVGAVVLVAVGVIFLPALLDGDKKYNEDQFASIPLVPKPGDEQEIESIAPIEQTAVPSTPSEGASEGMLSEAVTGVEQPAVTTPEPPAVVPVTPPVQPQQPPQQPQPQPAPPAVVTPPVQPPAPPVQETKPPKGEAWVVQLGALKNAAKVEEIIAKMHFSGYPVYTVPARPVAGQVTRIYIGPSASKSELQAILPHLKELTGLQGEVRAYKP; encoded by the coding sequence GTGGCAAGTAAATTTCAAAATCGCTTAGTCGGTGCCGTTGTATTGGTGGCAGTAGGGGTCATTTTTTTACCTGCACTGCTCGACGGCGATAAGAAATATAACGAAGACCAGTTCGCCTCTATTCCTTTAGTACCCAAACCCGGTGATGAGCAAGAAATAGAATCTATCGCCCCGATAGAGCAAACCGCAGTGCCTTCTACTCCATCAGAAGGCGCATCTGAAGGTATGCTTTCTGAAGCAGTGACAGGCGTTGAACAACCTGCTGTTACAACGCCTGAACCGCCTGCGGTGGTACCTGTTACACCACCGGTACAACCACAACAACCACCACAGCAACCACAACCACAGCCAGCGCCTCCTGCTGTAGTTACGCCACCCGTGCAACCACCAGCACCACCAGTGCAAGAAACTAAGCCACCAAAAGGCGAGGCTTGGGTTGTTCAATTAGGTGCGTTGAAAAATGCGGCGAAGGTAGAAGAAATTATTGCAAAAATGCATTTCTCAGGTTATCCGGTATATACCGTACCCGCACGCCCTGTTGCTGGGCAAGTGACTCGAATTTACATTGGTCCTAGTGCATCTAAGTCAGAATTACAGGCTATTTTGCCTCATTTAAAAGAACTTACGGGTTTACAAGGTGAGGTAAGGGCATATAAGCCTTAA